In Edaphobacter dinghuensis, a genomic segment contains:
- a CDS encoding chloride channel protein → MQKNPLLKNRVVWSGNEQAHILVDLLRWLVIASIAGVLAGSASALLLASLEWVTAVRESHKWIIALLPLAGLFVGCLYKYLGTSVEAGNNLILDEIHDPKAVLPLRMTPLILLGTVITHLFGGSAGREGTAIQTGASLADQLTRPLGLNARDRRILLMAGISGGFGSVFGTPLAGAIFGLEVLAIGRIGYDGIFPCFVGAFVGDFITRAWGIHHTIYRVTSVPKLTFAGFLSAIAAGAAFGLVGMGFAKTTHAIGHWAKKKIAWAPMRPFTGGVIVAVAVFAIGTTKYIGLGIPTIVAAFATHLPPYDFAAKFLFTAVTLGFGFKGGEVTPLFYIGATLGNTLAWLLPLPPTLLAGMGFVAVFAGAANTPIASSLMAVELFGAEAGAYAAIACVVSYLFSGHAGIYHSQRVGHSKHVKTKDEEGLSLAGVAKDRVGRVAGPTVEIGANSKSSQS, encoded by the coding sequence TTGCAGAAAAATCCCTTGCTGAAGAATCGTGTGGTCTGGTCTGGAAACGAGCAGGCGCATATCCTCGTCGATCTGCTGCGCTGGTTGGTGATTGCTTCGATCGCCGGAGTATTGGCAGGCTCTGCCTCTGCGCTGCTGCTGGCTTCGCTGGAGTGGGTGACCGCGGTGCGTGAGAGCCATAAGTGGATCATTGCACTGCTGCCGCTCGCAGGTCTCTTTGTCGGCTGCCTCTACAAATATCTCGGTACTTCGGTTGAGGCGGGCAACAATCTCATCCTCGACGAGATTCATGACCCCAAGGCAGTGCTGCCGCTGCGAATGACTCCGCTCATCCTGCTGGGGACTGTGATCACGCATCTGTTCGGCGGCTCGGCTGGGCGCGAAGGAACTGCGATTCAAACCGGAGCTTCGCTGGCCGACCAGTTGACGCGACCTCTCGGGTTGAACGCAAGAGACCGCCGCATTCTGCTGATGGCAGGTATCAGCGGCGGTTTCGGCTCGGTGTTTGGAACTCCCCTGGCAGGCGCGATCTTTGGTCTTGAGGTGCTGGCAATTGGTCGCATCGGTTATGACGGTATCTTTCCCTGCTTTGTCGGCGCGTTTGTCGGCGACTTCATCACGCGAGCCTGGGGCATTCACCATACGATCTATCGCGTGACCTCGGTGCCGAAGCTTACCTTTGCAGGATTTCTCTCCGCCATTGCAGCGGGAGCAGCGTTTGGCCTGGTCGGCATGGGCTTTGCCAAGACCACGCACGCGATTGGACATTGGGCCAAGAAGAAGATTGCGTGGGCACCGATGCGGCCTTTCACTGGCGGCGTCATCGTTGCGGTCGCGGTCTTCGCCATCGGCACCACGAAGTACATCGGCCTCGGGATACCGACGATTGTCGCGGCGTTTGCAACGCATCTGCCACCTTACGACTTTGCCGCCAAGTTTCTATTCACCGCGGTGACGCTTGGGTTTGGTTTCAAAGGCGGCGAGGTCACGCCTTTGTTCTACATCGGAGCCACGCTGGGCAACACATTGGCCTGGCTGCTGCCGCTGCCGCCAACGCTGCTGGCAGGAATGGGATTTGTTGCAGTCTTTGCCGGAGCAGCCAACACTCCGATTGCCTCATCGCTGATGGCCGTGGAGCTCTTCGGCGCCGAGGCTGGTGCCTATGCAGCAATCGCCTGCGTGGTGAGCTATTTGTTTTCGGGCCACGCCGGTATCTACCACTCACAGCGCGTCGGCCACAGCAAACATGTAAAGACCAAAGACGAAGAAGGCTTGTCGCTCGCAGGCGTAGCCAAAGACCGTGTGGGGCGGGTAGCCGGCCCAACGGTAGAGATAGGCGCCAACTCTAAATCTTCCCAGTCATAA
- a CDS encoding glycoside hydrolase family 9 protein, translating into MKRREVLRYLGAGVTVLHPGVRVFAELASSSEEAGKSAGIFLNQLGYSPFGAKQATVRLSDTTQREFQVRSVTQDAVVFKGRLGQPFSDAASGDQTSVADFSALRATGEYELQVGNLPGDPFQIATQPYAGALRKAMRGFYGQRCGCAVDLGGGYKHPVCHVASAYHATSGKSGSLTNHGGWHDAGDYGRYVVNSGISTGTLLWAWELYPQALRRLSLDIPESGGKLPDYLAEVRWNLEWMLSLQDTDGGVWHKQTSEHFCDFIMPQDDSLTSYIIGTGEVPYKSTCATGDLAAVMAIAARCYGSYDAAFAQRCLAAARKGWAWAVAHPNVTFRNPPSISTGAYGDEHCGDEMLWASAELWRTTGEPQYEKAFLSAMPANGATLTITEPDWGNVASMAYWTYVLAERRGDPGAKERIREATLRAASLLMERNRKNGYGNTLALTDYIWGSNAVAGNQSLLLSIADHLQADQAARETALNNLHYILGRNCFGVSWVTQVGMRPFQHPHHRSSAADGIAAPWPGLLSGGPNAGGGDAVANQMKKQPPMRMWLDDQRAYSLNEIAINWNAPLVFLLAAANA; encoded by the coding sequence ATGAAACGTAGAGAGGTGTTGCGATATCTGGGCGCTGGTGTGACGGTGCTTCATCCTGGGGTGCGAGTGTTTGCAGAACTGGCAAGCAGCTCCGAGGAAGCCGGCAAGAGCGCGGGCATTTTTTTGAATCAGCTTGGTTATTCTCCTTTTGGCGCAAAGCAGGCAACGGTTCGCTTGTCCGATACAACCCAACGGGAGTTTCAAGTTCGCTCCGTCACTCAGGATGCCGTCGTCTTCAAGGGAAGATTAGGGCAGCCTTTCAGCGATGCAGCGTCGGGCGATCAGACGAGCGTGGCCGACTTTTCGGCATTACGGGCAACGGGTGAGTATGAGCTTCAGGTGGGTAATCTGCCCGGCGATCCATTTCAGATTGCAACGCAACCCTATGCTGGAGCTTTACGGAAGGCGATGCGAGGGTTTTACGGACAGCGTTGCGGTTGTGCTGTCGATCTCGGCGGAGGGTATAAACACCCGGTATGCCACGTCGCGAGCGCTTATCACGCGACCTCGGGCAAGAGCGGCTCGCTAACAAATCACGGTGGATGGCACGATGCCGGTGACTATGGCCGCTATGTGGTGAACTCAGGAATCTCGACCGGCACATTGCTTTGGGCATGGGAGCTTTATCCGCAGGCGCTGCGGCGTCTTTCGTTGGATATCCCTGAGAGCGGCGGCAAGTTGCCGGACTATCTTGCCGAGGTACGGTGGAACCTGGAGTGGATGCTTTCTTTACAGGACACCGATGGCGGCGTCTGGCACAAGCAGACGAGCGAGCACTTCTGCGACTTCATCATGCCGCAGGATGATTCGTTGACCAGCTATATCATCGGCACGGGAGAGGTGCCTTACAAGAGCACATGCGCGACTGGTGATCTAGCCGCCGTTATGGCGATTGCGGCGCGCTGCTATGGTTCCTACGACGCTGCATTTGCGCAGCGGTGTCTCGCCGCAGCACGTAAGGGGTGGGCGTGGGCGGTAGCGCATCCCAACGTGACCTTCAGAAATCCGCCGTCGATCTCGACCGGAGCTTATGGAGATGAACATTGCGGCGATGAGATGTTGTGGGCATCGGCGGAACTTTGGCGTACGACCGGAGAGCCACAGTACGAGAAGGCTTTTCTCTCTGCAATGCCTGCGAACGGCGCAACGCTGACGATCACAGAGCCGGACTGGGGCAATGTGGCTTCGATGGCTTACTGGACGTATGTGCTGGCCGAACGACGTGGCGATCCCGGCGCGAAAGAACGCATTCGTGAGGCGACACTACGTGCAGCGAGCCTGTTGATGGAGCGCAACCGGAAGAACGGCTATGGCAATACGCTTGCGCTGACGGACTACATCTGGGGATCGAACGCCGTGGCAGGAAATCAGTCGCTGCTGTTGTCGATTGCAGATCATCTTCAGGCTGACCAAGCGGCGCGAGAGACGGCGCTGAACAACCTGCACTATATTCTTGGGCGCAACTGCTTTGGGGTGTCGTGGGTGACGCAGGTTGGAATGCGTCCGTTTCAGCATCCTCATCATCGATCCAGCGCGGCGGATGGAATCGCTGCTCCATGGCCGGGTTTGCTCTCGGGCGGACCCAATGCCGGTGGTGGTGACGCCGTAGCGAACCAGATGAAGAAGCAG